Proteins from one Escherichia coli genomic window:
- the plsY gene encoding glycerol-3-phosphate 1-O-acyltransferase PlsY, which produces MSAIAPGMILIAYLCGSISSAILVCRLCGLPDPRTSGSGNPGATNVLRIGGKGAAVAVLIFDVLKGMLPVWGAYELGVSPFWLGLIAIAACLGHIWPVFFGFKGGKGVATAFGAIAPIGWDLTGVMAGTWLLTVLLSGYSSLGAIVSALIAPFYVWWFKPQFTFPVSMLSCLILLRHHDNIQRLWRRQETKIWTKFKRKREKDPE; this is translated from the coding sequence ATGAGTGCAATCGCGCCTGGAATGATCCTCATCGCGTACCTCTGCGGCTCCATTTCCAGTGCCATTCTGGTTTGCCGCTTGTGTGGGCTGCCCGATCCGCGAACCAGCGGCTCCGGTAATCCTGGCGCAACCAATGTGTTACGTATCGGTGGCAAGGGAGCAGCCGTAGCAGTACTGATTTTCGACGTTCTGAAAGGAATGTTGCCCGTCTGGGGCGCGTATGAATTAGGTGTCAGCCCATTCTGGCTAGGCTTAATTGCCATCGCCGCCTGCCTTGGACACATCTGGCCCGTTTTCTTCGGTTTTAAAGGAGGAAAAGGCGTTGCTACCGCTTTTGGTGCCATCGCACCAATTGGCTGGGATCTCACCGGAGTAATGGCGGGAACCTGGTTACTGACCGTGCTATTGAGCGGATACTCGTCGCTGGGAGCGATTGTCAGCGCACTGATTGCTCCATTTTACGTCTGGTGGTTTAAGCCACAATTCACCTTCCCGGTTTCGATGCTCTCATGCCTGATCCTGCTGCGCCATCATGACAACATCCAGCGTCTGTGGCGTCGTCAGGAGACAAAAATCTGGACGAAATTCAAAAGAAAGCGCGAAAAGGATCCTGAGTGA
- the folB gene encoding bifunctional dihydroneopterin aldolase/7,8-dihydroneopterin epimerase — MDIVFIEQLSVITTIGVYDWEQTIEQKLVFDIEMAWDNRKAAKSDDVADCLSYADIAETVVSHVEGARFALVERVAEEVAELLLARFNSPWVRIKLSKPGAVARAANVGVIIERGNNLKENN; from the coding sequence ATGGATATTGTATTTATAGAGCAACTTTCGGTAATCACCACTATTGGTGTTTACGACTGGGAACAGACCATCGAACAGAAGTTAGTGTTCGATATCGAAATGGCGTGGGATAACCGTAAAGCGGCGAAAAGTGATGATGTGGCGGATTGCCTCAGTTACGCTGACATTGCAGAAACGGTAGTCAGCCACGTCGAGGGCGCGCGTTTTGCGCTGGTGGAACGTGTGGCGGAAGAGGTGGCGGAGCTGCTGTTAGCACGCTTCAACTCGCCGTGGGTGCGTATCAAACTCAGCAAGCCAGGCGCAGTGGCGCGGGCGGCGAATGTTGGCGTCATCATTGAGCGTGGCAATAATCTGAAAGAAAATAATTAA
- the bacA gene encoding undecaprenyl-diphosphate phosphatase: MSDMHSLLIAAILGVVEGLTEFLPVSSTGHMIIVGHLLGFEGDTAKTFEVVIQLGSILAVVVMFWRRLFGLIGIHFGRPLQHEGESKGRLTLIHILLGMIPAVVLGLLFHDTIKSLFNPINVMYALVVGGLLLIAAECLKPKEPRAPGLDDMTYRQAFMIGCFQCLALWPGFSRSGATISGGMLMGVSRYAASEFSFLLAVPMMMGATALDLYKSWGFLTTGDIPMFAVGFITAFVVALIAIKTFLQLIKRISFIPFAIYRFIVAAAVYVVFF; the protein is encoded by the coding sequence ATGAGCGATATGCACTCGCTGCTGATAGCGGCAATATTGGGTGTGGTCGAAGGATTGACAGAATTTCTGCCGGTATCCAGCACGGGCCATATGATTATTGTCGGTCACTTGTTGGGATTTGAGGGCGACACGGCGAAAACCTTTGAAGTCGTGATCCAGTTAGGATCAATTCTGGCGGTAGTAGTGATGTTCTGGCGGCGTCTGTTTGGCTTGATTGGCATTCACTTTGGTCGTCCGCTGCAACACGAAGGAGAAAGCAAAGGCCGTTTAACGCTGATCCACATTCTGCTTGGCATGATCCCAGCGGTAGTACTGGGGCTGTTGTTCCACGACACGATTAAGTCGTTGTTTAATCCAATAAATGTGATGTATGCGCTGGTCGTTGGCGGTCTGTTGCTGATTGCCGCCGAATGCCTGAAACCAAAAGAACCGCGTGCGCCGGGTCTCGATGATATGACCTATCGTCAGGCGTTTATGATTGGCTGCTTCCAGTGTCTGGCGCTGTGGCCTGGTTTCTCCCGTTCCGGGGCGACCATTTCAGGTGGGATGCTGATGGGTGTGAGCCGTTATGCGGCTTCTGAGTTCTCGTTCCTGCTGGCGGTGCCGATGATGATGGGCGCAACGGCGCTCGATCTCTACAAAAGCTGGGGCTTCCTGACAACCGGCGATATCCCGATGTTTGCCGTTGGGTTTATCACCGCTTTTGTGGTGGCGCTGATAGCGATTAAAACCTTCCTGCAATTGATTAAGCGCATTTCGTTTATCCCTTTCGCCATTTATCGCTTTATTGTGGCGGCTGCGGTGTATGTCGTGTTCTTTTGA
- the cca gene encoding fused tRNA nucleotidyltransferase/2',3'-cyclic phosphodiesterase/2' nucleotidase/phosphatase Cca produces MKIYLVGGAVRDALLGLPVKDRDWVVVGSTPQEMLDAGYQQVGRDFPVFLHPQTHEEYALARTERKSGSGYTGFTCYAAPDVTLEDDLKRRDLTINALAQDDNGEIIDPYNGLGDLQNRLLRHVSPAFGEDPLRVLRVARFAARYAHLGFRIADETLALMREMTHAGELEHLTPERVWKETESALTTRNPQVFFQVLRDCGALRVLFPEIDALFGVPAPAKWHPEIDTGIHTLMTLSMAAMLSPQVDVRFATLCHDLGKGLTPPELWPRHHGHGPAGVKLVEQLCQRLRVPNEIRDLARLVAEFHDLIHTFPMLNPKTIVKLFDSIDAWRKPQRVEQLALTSEADVRGRTGFESADYPQGRWLREAWEVAQSVPTKAVVEAGFKGVEIREELTRRRIAAVASWKEQRCPKPD; encoded by the coding sequence GTGAAGATTTATCTGGTCGGTGGTGCTGTTCGGGATGCATTGTTAGGGCTACCGGTCAAAGACAGAGATTGGGTGGTAGTCGGTAGTACACCACAGGAGATGCTCGACGCGGGCTACCAGCAGGTAGGCCGCGATTTTCCTGTTTTTCTGCATCCGCAAACGCATGAAGAGTATGCGCTGGCACGTACCGAACGGAAATCCGGTTCCGGTTACACCGGTTTTACCTGCTATGCCGCACCGGATGTCACGCTGGAAGATGATCTTAAGCGGCGCGATCTGACCATTAATGCGCTGGCCCAGGACGATAACGGCGAGATTATCGACCCGTACAACGGTCTGGGCGATCTGCAAAATCGTCTGTTGCGCCATGTTTCCCCCGCTTTTGGCGAAGATCCGTTACGCGTACTGCGCGTGGCGCGTTTTGCTGCGCGTTATGCCCACCTCGGTTTTCGTATTGCCGATGAAACTCTGGCGCTGATGCGCGAGATGACCCACGCGGGTGAACTGGAACACCTGACGCCTGAACGGGTGTGGAAAGAGACGGAAAGCGCCCTCACTACCCGCAATCCCCAGGTGTTCTTCCAGGTACTGCGCGATTGCGGCGCACTGCGCGTTTTATTCCCGGAAATTGACGCCCTGTTTGGCGTTCCGGCCCCTGCCAAGTGGCATCCGGAAATCGACACCGGTATTCACACCTTAATGACGCTCTCAATGGCGGCGATGCTAAGTCCGCAGGTCGATGTCCGTTTCGCAACGCTATGCCACGATCTCGGTAAAGGACTGACGCCGCCAGAACTTTGGCCGCGTCATCATGGTCATGGCCCGGCGGGTGTGAAGTTAGTGGAACAACTATGCCAGCGTCTGCGCGTGCCAAATGAAATTCGCGATTTAGCCAGACTGGTGGCTGAGTTTCACGATCTCATCCACACCTTCCCAATGCTGAACCCAAAAACCATCGTCAAACTATTTGATTCCATCGACGCCTGGCGTAAACCGCAGCGTGTCGAGCAACTGGCGCTGACCAGCGAGGCTGATGTGCGCGGCAGAACCGGTTTTGAATCAGCGGACTACCCGCAAGGCCGCTGGTTGCGCGAAGCCTGGGAAGTGGCACAGTCAGTGCCGACAAAAGCCGTCGTTGAAGCGGGATTTAAAGGTGTGGAGATTCGCGAGGAGCTGACCCGACGGCGGATTGCGGCGGTAGCCAGCTGGAAGGAACAACGTTGTCCAAAGCCTGATTAA
- the ygiM gene encoding TIGR04211 family SH3 domain-containing protein: MPKLRLIGLTLLALSATAVSHAEETRYVSDELNTWVRSGPGDHYRLVGTVNAGEEVTLLQTDANTNYAQVKDSSGRTAWIPLKQLSTEPSLRSRVPDLENQVKTLTDKLTNIDNTWNQRTAEMQQKVAQSDSVINGLKEENQKLKNELIVAQKKVDAASVQLDDKQRTIIMQWFMYGGGVLGLGLLLGLVLPHLIPTRKRKDRWMN, encoded by the coding sequence ATGCCAAAATTACGCCTGATCGGATTAACTTTACTCGCACTTAGCGCGACTGCCGTCTCACACGCTGAAGAAACGCGCTATGTTTCCGACGAACTGAATACCTGGGTCCGTAGCGGTCCGGGAGACCATTATCGCCTCGTGGGCACGGTTAACGCCGGCGAGGAAGTGACCTTATTACAAACTGACGCCAACACCAATTATGCCCAGGTGAAAGACAGCTCTGGCCGTACCGCCTGGATCCCGTTGAAACAACTTAGCACAGAGCCAAGCCTGCGCTCCCGTGTGCCAGATCTGGAAAATCAGGTCAAAACCCTGACCGATAAGCTCACCAATATCGATAACACCTGGAATCAGCGCACCGCAGAAATGCAGCAAAAAGTGGCGCAGAGCGACAGCGTGATCAACGGGTTAAAAGAAGAAAATCAGAAACTGAAAAACGAGCTGATTGTCGCGCAGAAAAAGGTCGATGCCGCCAGCGTGCAGCTGGATGACAAACAGCGCACCATCATCATGCAGTGGTTTATGTATGGTGGCGGCGTGCTGGGGCTTGGCTTGCTGCTCGGTCTGGTACTGCCGCACCTGATCCCAACGCGCAAACGTAAAGATCGCTGGATGAACTAA
- a CDS encoding RNA-guided endonuclease InsQ/TnpB family protein: MLIQKAYKYRLYPTDQQAQRLRQLCGCARFVWNYALNETLSIHDAGGKIPSAFDLNKRLTGWKKLPELAFLAEGYTDNLQQKLKDLRSAWDRCFDKSLTAEKPVFKKKTKGCDSIRFVNFSKYCGLDYGRVKLPSGLGWVKFRQSRKIEGVIKNCTISQHAGHWYVSFQVELAVTDPIHASTSAIGLDAGITKLATLSDGTVFEPVNSFKKNQDKLARLQRRLARMVKFSANWKKQKAKISRFHSHIANIRRDYLHKTTTTISKNHAMIVIEDLKVANVSKSAAGTVDQPGRNVAAKSGLNRAILDQGWAEMRRQLEYKQAWRGGDVLAINPAYTSQKCACCGHTSKNNRRTQASFICTACGYTANADVNGARNILTAGFEVMAAGQILPSVRKGRARKAA, from the coding sequence ATGTTAATCCAGAAAGCATATAAATACAGGCTCTACCCCACTGACCAGCAGGCGCAAAGGTTGCGTCAGTTGTGCGGTTGCGCTCGCTTTGTCTGGAACTATGCACTGAATGAAACACTGAGCATTCATGACGCGGGCGGAAAAATTCCGTCAGCTTTCGACCTGAATAAACGACTTACGGGCTGGAAAAAACTCCCTGAGCTGGCCTTTCTTGCTGAGGGTTACACTGACAACCTCCAGCAGAAACTGAAAGACCTGCGGAGCGCATGGGATCGCTGTTTTGATAAATCCCTGACGGCTGAAAAGCCCGTTTTCAAAAAGAAAACCAAAGGCTGCGACTCTATCCGGTTCGTCAATTTCAGCAAATATTGTGGGCTGGATTATGGCCGTGTGAAACTCCCGTCAGGACTGGGCTGGGTTAAATTTCGTCAGTCCCGGAAGATTGAAGGCGTCATTAAAAATTGCACCATCAGCCAGCATGCCGGACACTGGTATGTGTCTTTTCAGGTCGAATTAGCTGTTACCGATCCGATTCACGCATCGACCAGCGCAATAGGCCTGGATGCAGGTATAACGAAGCTGGCAACACTTTCAGACGGCACTGTCTTTGAACCGGTAAACAGCTTTAAAAAAAATCAGGATAAGCTGGCTCGCTTACAGCGCCGTCTGGCCCGGATGGTTAAATTCTCCGCCAACTGGAAAAAGCAGAAAGCGAAGATTTCCCGTTTCCACTCTCATATCGCAAACATCCGCCGCGATTACCTTCATAAAACCACGACGACGATCAGCAAAAACCACGCGATGATAGTCATTGAGGATTTAAAGGTTGCGAACGTGTCAAAATCAGCAGCGGGTACGGTAGACCAGCCGGGGCGCAACGTCGCGGCAAAATCAGGTCTTAACCGGGCGATACTGGATCAGGGCTGGGCAGAAATGCGCCGCCAGCTCGAATATAAGCAGGCATGGCGCGGCGGTGATGTGCTGGCGATTAATCCGGCGTACACCAGTCAGAAATGCGCATGTTGTGGGCATACATCGAAAAATAACCGCAGGACGCAGGCGAGCTTTATCTGTACCGCGTGCGGCTATACGGCAAACGCCGATGTAAACGGCGCTCGCAATATATTAACAGCAGGTTTTGAAGTCATGGCGGCAGGACAAATATTGCCGTCAGTCCGTAAAGGACGCGCCCGTAAGGCGGCGTAA
- the tnpA gene encoding IS200/IS605-like element ISEc41 family transposase yields MWLFRMYNISTFFWEDQYVCEINRSRYSAYLLHVHVVFMTKYRRPVFGELHHANMRQYVAEVCADFGAELKECDGEADHVHMLIEYPPLVQLTKLVNSLKSVTSRRLRNDFIDLRAAYSKPVLWSRSYFIGSCGGAPLEVVKKYIQNQRG; encoded by the coding sequence ATGTGGTTATTTAGAATGTACAATATATCCACATTTTTTTGGGAGGATCAATACGTGTGCGAAATCAATCGTTCACGCTATTCAGCTTACCTGTTGCATGTTCACGTTGTTTTTATGACAAAATACCGCCGTCCAGTTTTTGGTGAATTGCATCATGCAAACATGCGTCAGTATGTAGCGGAGGTATGCGCGGACTTTGGCGCCGAGTTAAAGGAATGTGACGGCGAGGCAGATCATGTTCACATGCTGATTGAATACCCACCGTTGGTGCAACTCACAAAGCTGGTAAACAGCCTTAAGTCCGTTACCAGTAGGCGGCTGCGGAATGATTTTATTGATTTGCGCGCCGCGTATTCAAAGCCCGTACTCTGGTCACGCTCTTATTTCATCGGTTCATGTGGTGGAGCACCGCTGGAAGTTGTGAAAAAGTATATTCAGAATCAGCGTGGCTGA
- the ygiF gene encoding inorganic triphosphatase: MAQEIELKFIVNHSAVEALRDHLNTLGGEHHDPVQLLNIYYETLDNWLRGHDMGLRIRGENGRYEMTMKVAGRVTGGLHQRPEYNVALSEPTLDLAQLPTEVWPNGELPADLASRLQPLFSTDFYREKWLVEVDGSQIEIALDQGEVKAGEFAEPICELELELLSGDTRAVLKLANQLVSQTGLRQGSLSKAARGYHLAQGNPAREIKPTTILHVAAKADVEQGLEAALELALAQWQYHEELWVRGNDAAKEQVLAAIGLVRHTLMLFGGIVPRKASTHLRDLLTQCEATIASAVSAVTAVYSTETAMAKLALTEWLVSKAWQPFLDAKAQGKISDSFKRFADIHLSRHAAELKSVFCQPLGDRYRDQLPRLTRDIDSILLLAGYYDPLVAQAWLENWQGLRHAIATGQRIEIEHFRNEANNQEPFWLHSGKR; the protein is encoded by the coding sequence ATGGCTCAGGAAATCGAATTAAAGTTTATTGTTAATCACAGTGCCGTTGAGGCGTTGCGTGACCATCTCAATACGCTGGGCGGCGAGCACCATGACCCCGTGCAGTTGCTGAATATTTACTACGAAACGCTGGATAACTGGCTGCGTGGGCACGACATGGGCTTACGTATCCGTGGCGAAAACGGTCGCTATGAGATGACCATGAAAGTTGCAGGAAGAGTGACAGGCGGCTTACACCAGCGCCCGGAATATAACGTGGCGTTGAGCGAACCGACGCTCGACCTGGCGCAGTTACCGACGGAAGTCTGGCCGAACGGCGAATTGCCTGCCGATCTCGCTTCCCGCTTACAACCGCTGTTCAGCACCGATTTTTATCGCGAAAAGTGGCTGGTAGAGGTCGATGGTAGCCAAATTGAAATCGCTCTCGATCAGGGCGAGGTGAAGGCAGGCGAATTTGCTGAGCCTATCTGCGAGCTTGAACTGGAACTGCTTAGCGGCGACACGCGCGCGGTGCTGAAACTGGCGAACCAACTGGTATCGCAAACCGGATTACGTCAGGGCAGCCTGAGCAAAGCGGCGCGTGGCTATCATCTGGCGCAGGGCAATCCTGCGCGTGAAATCAAACCCACCACCATTTTGCATGTTGCGGCAAAAGCGGATGTCGAGCAGGGGCTGGAAGCGGCGCTCGAGCTGGCGTTAGCGCAATGGCAGTATCATGAAGAACTGTGGGTCCGCGGCAACGATGCGGCGAAAGAGCAAGTGCTGGCTGCCATTGGCCTGGTCCGTCATACGCTGATGCTGTTCGGTGGCATTGTGCCGCGTAAAGCGAGCACTCACTTACGTGACCTGCTGACTCAATGCGAAGCGACCATCGCATCTGCGGTGTCTGCCGTAACGGCGGTCTACTCTACCGAAACGGCGATGGCGAAGCTGGCGTTGACCGAATGGCTGGTAAGCAAAGCCTGGCAGCCGTTTTTAGATGCCAAAGCGCAGGGCAAAATCAGCGATTCTTTCAAACGCTTTGCCGATATCCATCTTTCCCGCCATGCCGCTGAACTGAAAAGCGTTTTCTGCCAGCCATTAGGCGATCGCTACCGTGACCAATTGCCGCGCCTGACGCGTGACATTGACTCAATATTGTTGCTGGCGGGTTACTACGATCCTCTCGTCGCGCAAGCCTGGCTGGAGAACTGGCAGGGACTGCGTCATGCCATTGCGACCGGGCAACGCATTGAAATTGAACATTTCCGTAATGAGGCAAACAATCAGGAACCGTTCTGGTTGCACAGCGGAAAACGTTAA